The sequence AGCTCTGGATTTGTAAGCTCTTTAAGGATTTGTTTTGGCGTGTAGTCGGTATAAAACAGGTGCACGCCCGCTTTTATGTTTCTTGCTCTGCCGGTTAATCTTAGGTAGTAGTAAAACCAGTCGCTTCTTATTAGAAGCCCATTGGATTTTAACTCTTTTATTATGCTTTTTACAGGCTGATTTTTATGTATCTCTAAATAGATGGGCTTATGAGTTTGGGATGGCTTTGTTTTTAGGAAGTTGTTAAATTTGAAAATTGTAAAAATTATAAATGCTATGACTATTAGCGATATGGATATGTTGGCTATGAGTAATTTCTTTAAAAAACTCATATTAGGGAATCTAAATAACCTTGAAGAATAAAGGTTGCTGCTATTTTATCTATAACTTTCTTTTTGTTTTTTCTCCCCTTTACATTTGCCTTGTTTAGAATTCTTTCTGAAAACCTTGTTGATAATCTTTCATCCCATTCAACAATCTCTATATTTTCTATCTTACAAGCCAACTCATTTATGAAATCTTCTGTTTCTAAGGCCCTTTTGCCTTTTTCTCCTTTTAGGGTTATAGGCATACCAACAACGATCCTTGTTATTTTGTTTTTTTTAACAATCTCTTTTATTTTATCTAAGTATTCGCCGTCTGTGTCTATAACGCCGTGAGGTAGGGCTATTGTGTTTGTTTCGTCGCTTATGGCTATACCTATCTTTTTCGTTCCGTAGTCTATGCCCAAAATCCTCATAACCCCTCGCCTAACTATAATAATTTAGGCTTTCAAAAGCAAGAAATTTGGCATTTTTATTAAAAATAAGCTATAAATAGGTGTATGAAAAAGATTCTTATCATTCTATTTTTGCTATGGGGTTTTACGGCAAAAGCAAGCGGTTTAGTGTCCTTAGAGGAGTTTAGTTGCTTAAAACTTTCACCTAATGTTCAGAACATCATTCTGACCTTTGATAGAATAGAAAATTATAGGTTTATAAAGCTCTCCCAAGATTACTGGTATATAGCTATACCAGGTAAGATAATATCCATAAAAACAAAGTTCAAACCGTGCGGTTTTATAGATAAGGTGCTTGTCAGGATTATTAAGGGTGAAACGCGCATATTTTTTAAGATGAAAGGTAATGCTTCTTATAGATTTCGAATAGTTTTATCAGGCAGCGGCAGGTTTTTGGTGATACGCATTCAATCCAGCAAAACCTTTATACAACCAGGTTTAAAGACAAAAGAGTCTAAACTTAAAGCTGCAAAAAGAAGACCCATTATTGTCATAGACCCGGGTCATGGCGGTAAAGACCCAGGAGCCATAGGTATTCTGGATAAAGAAAAGAATGTAGTTTTATCTATTGGAAGGTATGTAGCCCGTATGCTTAAAGCAGACGGGTATAAGGTCTATATGACGAGAAATAAAGATGTTTACCCTACGCTTGCAGATAGGGTAGAGCTTGCCAATAAGGTCAAAGCCGATGTTTTTGTTTCTATTCATGCTAACTACTCACCCAAAAAACGGAGGGATGCCAAAGGCCTTGAGGTCTATTTTTTGAATACTACATCAGATAAAAGGGCGCTTTCTCTGGCTGCAAGGGAAAACGGCATGAGCCTCTCCCAGCTTGGGGATTTAAATCGCATAATACTCTCGCTTATTCAGACCAAAAAGATTCAATACTCCAAGGTTCTTGCATCTAAGGTTTATAGAGAAATGCTGCTTCATGGCATAAGGATTTACAAGGGTTATAAGGGTAGAGGTGTAAAGCAAGCACCGTTTTATGTATTAGTGGGGACGAGGTGTCCTTCAATATTAATAGAAACAGCTTTTATTAATAATCCTACAGATGCCGTTTACCTGCATAAAAATTCGTTTAAAAAGGCTTTAGCTATGGGTATAGCATTGGGTATTGAGCAGTTTCTAAGATTGAATCGCTAAGCGCTCATCTTTGGGGTATGAGCCCAATATTTTTAAAAATACCGTAAAATCTTCTATTTTGGATAAGGCATCCTGCAACTTAGCGTCTTCTATATGACCTTCTGTATCAACGTAAAATATGTAGGAGAAGTTTTTCTGCCTTGATGGCCTGGATTCGATTCTTGTTAGGTTTATCTTGTTGTTGTAGAAGGGTTGAAGTATTTCATAGAGTGCCCCGACTTTATCTTTGATGGAGAACATGAACGATGTTTTATCGTTTCCTGTTTTTGATGGAATTTTTTTACCTATTACCAAAAACCTCGTTATGTTGTTACTTCTATCCTCTATGCCGCTTGCCAGTACATTTAAACCGTAGATTTCGCTTGCAGCCTTGGATGCAATAGCTGCAGCTGTTTCGTCTTTTTCTGCTATTTTTGCAGCCTTAGCTGTAGATACGGTTTCAAATAGAGGGACGTTTGGTAGGTGTTTTTTTATCCAGTTTTTACATTGACCCAATGCATTTGGGTGTGAGTATATGGCTTTTACCTGTTGAAGATTGTTGGCTTTTGATAGAAGGTTGTGTCTTATGTCTATGTAAATTTCAGAGACTA comes from Hippea maritima DSM 10411 and encodes:
- the ruvX gene encoding Holliday junction resolvase RuvX, producing the protein MRILGIDYGTKKIGIAISDETNTIALPHGVIDTDGEYLDKIKEIVKKNKITRIVVGMPITLKGEKGKRALETEDFINELACKIENIEIVEWDERLSTRFSERILNKANVKGRKNKKKVIDKIAATFILQGYLDSLI
- a CDS encoding N-acetylmuramoyl-L-alanine amidase family protein; this encodes MKKILIILFLLWGFTAKASGLVSLEEFSCLKLSPNVQNIILTFDRIENYRFIKLSQDYWYIAIPGKIISIKTKFKPCGFIDKVLVRIIKGETRIFFKMKGNASYRFRIVLSGSGRFLVIRIQSSKTFIQPGLKTKESKLKAAKRRPIIVIDPGHGGKDPGAIGILDKEKNVVLSIGRYVARMLKADGYKVYMTRNKDVYPTLADRVELANKVKADVFVSIHANYSPKKRRDAKGLEVYFLNTTSDKRALSLAARENGMSLSQLGDLNRIILSLIQTKKIQYSKVLASKVYREMLLHGIRIYKGYKGRGVKQAPFYVLVGTRCPSILIETAFINNPTDAVYLHKNSFKKALAMGIALGIEQFLRLNR
- the pheA gene encoding prephenate dehydratase, with the protein product MEKNDNAVSVELSRIREKISDIDKRIIQLLEERAELVKEVGKIKRQHSLPFYSPDRETKIYKMIEANAKGEFPIKSLKTIFREIMSASIRLEEPLTISYLGPEATFTHQAAIERFGLSLHYVPEESIEDVFMDVEHERADFGVVPIENSIEGVVHYTLDMFIESSVKIVSEIYIDIRHNLLSKANNLQQVKAIYSHPNALGQCKNWIKKHLPNVPLFETVSTAKAAKIAEKDETAAAIASKAASEIYGLNVLASGIEDRSNNITRFLVIGKKIPSKTGNDKTSFMFSIKDKVGALYEILQPFYNNKINLTRIESRPSRQKNFSYIFYVDTEGHIEDAKLQDALSKIEDFTVFLKILGSYPKDERLAIQS